From the genome of Parazoarcus communis, one region includes:
- a CDS encoding GMC family oxidoreductase, with protein sequence MSKTFSKDDNSVVVIVGSGAGGGTLADELTRQGIDVVILEAGKHHTQEDFENDEWAMFAKISWLDKRISAGGWHHTETYPNLPAWIVKGVGGSTMHWSGLALRFMEHEFKTRSTYGHVPGANVLDWPISYEELAPYYDIAERKMGVAGTKASGLPPMPPNNHYKVIEAGARKIGYKEIVRPVASNTRPNDGRPACQQIGYCMQGCKIGAKWSTLYSEIPRAMETGHAELRPQSMVLRIEHDSSGKATGVLYADKDGRQHLQKARVVCVAGNSIESPRLLLNSASSMFPDGLANSSGQVGRNYMNHTTAAALTINPGPVYMYRGFDIAAVVSDEVPNNPDRGFVGGYHLEGLALHLPFAAAFMKPGGWGREVSSALEKFDHMSCVWVCGEDLAQEENSITLHATEKDQHGLPIPIVTKTDHTNDAAMRRHGLGQWRKLSEAIGATRVIDMPPYPASHNMGTNRMSAEARDGVVNKWGQTHDIKNLFVSDGSQFTSSGAANPTLTIVALAVRQAEYIAGAMKRREL encoded by the coding sequence ATGAGCAAGACCTTTTCCAAGGACGACAACAGCGTCGTCGTCATCGTCGGCTCCGGCGCGGGCGGTGGCACGCTGGCCGACGAACTGACCCGGCAGGGTATCGACGTGGTGATCCTCGAGGCGGGCAAGCACCACACCCAGGAGGATTTCGAGAACGACGAGTGGGCCATGTTTGCCAAGATCTCGTGGCTCGACAAGCGCATCTCGGCCGGCGGCTGGCACCATACCGAGACCTATCCCAACCTGCCGGCGTGGATCGTCAAGGGCGTGGGCGGATCGACCATGCACTGGTCCGGCCTGGCGCTGCGCTTCATGGAGCACGAATTCAAGACCCGCAGCACCTACGGCCACGTGCCGGGTGCCAATGTGCTCGACTGGCCGATCAGCTACGAAGAACTGGCGCCGTACTACGACATCGCCGAACGCAAGATGGGTGTGGCGGGCACCAAGGCCAGCGGCCTGCCGCCGATGCCGCCCAACAACCACTATAAGGTGATCGAGGCCGGCGCACGCAAGATCGGCTACAAGGAGATCGTGCGCCCTGTGGCTTCCAACACGCGCCCCAACGATGGTCGCCCCGCCTGTCAGCAGATCGGCTACTGCATGCAGGGGTGCAAGATCGGCGCCAAGTGGTCGACGCTGTACTCGGAGATCCCGCGTGCGATGGAGACCGGTCACGCCGAACTGCGACCGCAGAGCATGGTCCTGCGCATCGAGCATGACAGCAGCGGCAAGGCCACCGGCGTGCTCTATGCCGACAAGGACGGACGTCAGCATCTTCAGAAGGCGCGTGTGGTGTGCGTTGCCGGCAACTCCATCGAGTCGCCACGCCTGCTGCTCAACTCGGCATCCTCGATGTTCCCCGACGGCCTCGCCAACTCCTCGGGACAGGTCGGCCGCAACTACATGAACCACACCACGGCGGCGGCGCTCACCATCAATCCCGGGCCGGTGTACATGTACCGGGGCTTCGACATCGCCGCGGTGGTGTCCGACGAAGTGCCCAACAACCCCGACCGTGGCTTCGTCGGTGGCTATCACCTTGAGGGCCTCGCCCTGCACCTGCCCTTCGCCGCCGCCTTCATGAAGCCCGGTGGCTGGGGCCGCGAGGTGAGCTCGGCGCTGGAGAAGTTTGACCACATGAGCTGCGTGTGGGTATGCGGAGAGGATCTGGCGCAGGAGGAGAACAGTATCACCCTCCATGCGACCGAAAAGGATCAGCACGGTCTGCCCATCCCCATCGTTACCAAGACCGACCACACCAACGACGCGGCCATGCGCCGCCACGGCCTCGGCCAGTGGCGCAAGCTGTCCGAAGCCATCGGCGCCACCCGCGTGATCGACATGCCGCCCTATCCGGCAAGCCACAACATGGGCACCAACCGTATGAGCGCAGAGGCGCGTGATGGTGTGGTGAACAAGTGGGGGCAGACGCACGACATCAAGAACCTGTTCGTGTCCGACGGCAGCCAGTTCACCTCCAGTGGCGCGGCCAACCCCACGCTCACCATCGTCGCGCTTGCCGTCCGGCAGGCGGAATACATCGCGGGGGCGATGAAGCGGCGCGAACTCTGA
- a CDS encoding VOC family protein, translated as MKLENSSRSGRLFRRCVAALTLAAILPATHAAVPGMRGVEHFGFTVPNAQQAVDFFVGVMGCKAFFTIGPFGPFKDDWMKENLNVNPRAEIPVAHLVRCNNGTNFEIFEYTSPDQRKQGPKNSDIGGHHIAFYVDDMKAAMADMKAKGVKFLGEPHLFADGPLKGLTWIYFMSPWGMQLELVSAPDGRAYELTTSERLWDPRK; from the coding sequence ATGAAACTCGAAAACAGCTCCAGAAGCGGCCGCCTGTTCCGTCGTTGCGTTGCCGCCCTTACCCTGGCCGCCATCTTGCCGGCCACGCACGCTGCCGTACCCGGCATGCGCGGTGTTGAACACTTCGGCTTCACCGTGCCCAATGCACAACAGGCGGTGGATTTTTTCGTGGGCGTGATGGGCTGCAAGGCCTTCTTCACCATTGGTCCGTTCGGTCCCTTCAAGGACGACTGGATGAAGGAGAACCTCAACGTCAATCCGCGCGCCGAGATTCCGGTAGCCCACCTCGTGCGATGCAATAACGGCACCAACTTCGAGATCTTCGAATACACCTCGCCCGATCAGCGCAAGCAAGGGCCGAAGAACAGTGACATCGGCGGGCATCACATTGCCTTCTATGTCGACGACATGAAGGCGGCGATGGCAGACATGAAGGCAAAGGGGGTGAAGTTCCTCGGCGAACCCCATCTGTTTGCCGACGGGCCGCTCAAGGGGCTGACCTGGATCTACTTCATGTCACCGTGGGGCATGCAGCTGGAACTCGTGAGTGCGCCGGACGGGCGCGCCTACGAACTCACCACCAGTGAGCGGCTGTGGGACCCGCGCAAGTAA
- a CDS encoding HupE/UreJ family protein, translating into MARAHFQDFMARIVHVVPHDGALRVYVQMPLAMVLLPHDWTVGGDQPPPHFLDTDERGQLVVDGAALRRDTGLLQARLGRALQIDGAYGSLEGARIDTLTARDPFTYLPAIERNVGDGVTVYDDVSVDLADAVVSMRLRFPRPLPGVQSVLSGSPLEWPDLAERAVNIVRIHRDDSSVGSHQSVGSLSSTFDIEAARAATAGGGGAQAAESQPGFLNYIEGGVHHVLGGLDHVLFILLLVLGASSVAQFARTSLAFTLGHSITLCAGAFGGLNALAWFAPGVEVAIAASIVYAGWRVLRASERALLVPVVFCVGLVHGFGFSFALTDAASSLAGNLAGLIVGFNLGIELGQIALSLVAAPLLWLLRRYWRSPHFANGRVLALPCFVVASFWVVERGVALAQALP; encoded by the coding sequence ATGGCAAGGGCCCACTTCCAGGACTTCATGGCCCGCATCGTCCACGTCGTGCCGCATGATGGCGCGCTGCGGGTGTATGTGCAGATGCCGCTGGCCATGGTGCTGCTGCCGCACGACTGGACTGTGGGCGGTGATCAGCCGCCACCGCACTTCCTCGACACCGATGAGCGCGGGCAGCTTGTGGTGGATGGTGCGGCCCTGCGTCGCGACACCGGCTTGCTGCAGGCGCGCCTCGGTCGTGCGCTGCAGATCGATGGTGCGTATGGCAGCCTGGAAGGGGCGCGCATAGACACCCTCACTGCGCGCGACCCCTTCACCTATCTGCCAGCGATCGAGCGCAACGTGGGCGATGGTGTGACCGTGTACGACGATGTCTCGGTCGACCTGGCTGACGCGGTCGTCAGCATGCGCCTGCGCTTTCCGCGCCCGCTGCCCGGGGTGCAGTCGGTCTTGTCCGGCAGTCCCCTCGAGTGGCCTGATCTGGCTGAGCGTGCTGTCAACATCGTGCGCATCCATCGCGACGACAGCAGTGTCGGCAGTCATCAGAGCGTGGGCAGTCTGTCCTCCACATTCGACATCGAGGCGGCGCGGGCGGCGACTGCAGGTGGTGGCGGCGCGCAGGCGGCAGAATCGCAGCCAGGCTTCCTCAACTACATCGAGGGGGGCGTTCACCATGTGCTCGGCGGGCTCGATCATGTGCTCTTCATCCTCTTGCTGGTGCTCGGCGCATCGAGCGTGGCGCAGTTTGCGCGCACCTCGCTCGCCTTCACGTTGGGGCACTCGATCACCCTGTGCGCTGGCGCATTCGGCGGGTTGAATGCGCTTGCGTGGTTTGCGCCCGGGGTGGAGGTGGCGATCGCGGCGTCCATCGTGTACGCCGGCTGGCGGGTACTGAGGGCAAGCGAGCGCGCCCTGCTCGTGCCTGTGGTGTTCTGCGTCGGGCTGGTCCACGGGTTCGGCTTCTCGTTCGCGCTGACCGACGCTGCATCGAGTCTTGCCGGCAATCTTGCGGGCCTGATCGTCGGCTTCAACCTTGGCATTGAACTGGGCCAGATTGCCCTGTCGCTCGTCGCTGCGCCGCTGCTCTGGCTGCTGCGGCGCTACTGGCGAAGCCCGCACTTTGCCAATGGACGGGTGCTGGCCCTGCCGTGCTTCGTGGTCGCGTCGTTCTGGGTGGTTGAGCGTGGTGTGGCGCTGGCCCAGGCCTTGCCCTGA
- a CDS encoding sigma-54-dependent Fis family transcriptional regulator: MQLAQRDHISRVLSVARSNDVSKDRIQRSWLRCIEEYDLDPTRPTPAHIIEHSQLRQHREQIEDFLLVARTGMEQLYKRVCDLGYVLLLTDASGVTVDFIGNDRWEGELRRSGLYLGADWSEARAGTCAVGTCIADLSPITCHQIDHFDSSHIALTCNSAPLFDPTGALLGVLDISALSSPSPRESQHLALQLTVMYAKMVEDANFMRFFHEAYVLRLGAAWPMVDASGEMLLAFDADGVVVGANNGARRVLRAGSDRGVSCALVGSSLDSIFREGSAEVWRIGRNALLNERTALTTFDHDVFYAHVISPSVAPGRRTELAQMAEPDVSAPALDRLAGDDPQMQRLIRQAKRLVNKSVCILLHGETGTGKEVVAKALHESSDRCDKPFVAINCAAIPESLIESELFGYTAGAFTGGRSKGMKGLIAQADGGTLFLDEIGDMPIHLQTRLLRVLAEKEVTPLGSDRAQPIRLTVVAASHRDLRKLIADGLFREDLYYRLCGATLYLPALRMREDKTYLINLLVAEEAAEMGCEADIDPAAMALLCGHAWPGNVRQLRNVLRFALAVSDSGRIRVCDLPDEFMEPSLAHRPAPQAPAPTAMSSMAGSGPRWSEREGEWLLEALQRHKWCVTAAAAELGLCRATVYRRMKRHGIVPPNQL, encoded by the coding sequence ATGCAACTCGCTCAACGCGATCATATCTCGCGGGTGCTGTCCGTGGCCCGGAGCAATGACGTATCCAAAGACCGGATCCAGCGTTCCTGGCTGCGCTGCATCGAAGAGTACGATCTCGACCCCACCCGGCCGACGCCTGCACACATCATCGAACACAGCCAGCTGCGCCAGCACCGCGAGCAGATCGAGGATTTTTTGCTGGTCGCACGCACGGGTATGGAGCAACTCTACAAGCGGGTATGCGATCTCGGCTACGTGCTGCTGTTGACCGATGCCAGCGGCGTGACCGTGGACTTTATCGGCAATGACCGCTGGGAGGGAGAACTCCGACGCTCGGGTCTCTACCTCGGTGCCGACTGGAGCGAGGCGCGGGCGGGCACCTGCGCGGTGGGTACATGCATCGCCGATCTCAGCCCGATTACCTGCCACCAGATCGATCACTTTGACTCGTCTCACATCGCGCTGACCTGCAACAGTGCGCCGCTGTTCGACCCCACCGGGGCGTTGCTCGGGGTGCTCGACATCTCCGCCCTGAGCTCCCCTTCACCGCGCGAGAGTCAGCACCTGGCGCTGCAGCTGACGGTGATGTACGCCAAGATGGTCGAAGACGCCAACTTCATGCGTTTCTTCCACGAAGCCTACGTGTTGCGGCTGGGTGCGGCGTGGCCGATGGTCGATGCCAGCGGTGAAATGCTGCTGGCTTTCGATGCCGACGGCGTCGTTGTCGGCGCCAACAATGGTGCGCGCCGCGTGCTCAGGGCCGGGAGTGACCGCGGCGTGTCCTGCGCGCTCGTGGGCAGTTCGCTCGATTCGATCTTCCGCGAAGGCAGTGCCGAGGTATGGCGCATTGGGCGCAATGCCTTACTGAACGAGCGCACGGCCCTGACCACCTTCGATCACGACGTGTTTTACGCCCATGTGATTTCGCCCAGCGTCGCGCCCGGTCGCAGGACGGAGCTGGCGCAGATGGCCGAGCCGGACGTGAGCGCGCCCGCGCTCGACCGCCTGGCGGGGGATGATCCGCAGATGCAGCGTCTGATCAGGCAGGCAAAACGCCTCGTCAACAAGTCGGTCTGCATTCTGTTGCACGGCGAAACCGGGACCGGCAAGGAGGTCGTGGCCAAGGCCCTGCACGAATCGAGCGACCGCTGCGACAAACCGTTCGTGGCCATCAATTGCGCCGCAATCCCCGAGTCGCTGATCGAGAGCGAACTGTTCGGCTACACCGCCGGCGCCTTTACCGGCGGGCGCAGCAAGGGCATGAAGGGGCTGATCGCCCAGGCTGACGGTGGCACCCTGTTCCTCGACGAAATCGGTGACATGCCCATTCACCTGCAGACGCGACTGCTGCGTGTGCTGGCCGAAAAGGAGGTGACTCCGCTCGGCAGCGACAGAGCGCAGCCGATCCGGCTGACGGTGGTGGCTGCATCGCACCGTGACCTGCGCAAGCTGATTGCCGATGGTCTGTTCCGCGAGGATCTCTACTACAGGCTGTGTGGTGCGACACTCTACCTGCCTGCACTCAGGATGCGTGAGGACAAGACCTACCTGATCAATCTGCTCGTGGCCGAGGAAGCGGCCGAGATGGGATGCGAAGCCGACATCGATCCGGCGGCCATGGCCCTGCTGTGCGGTCATGCCTGGCCGGGCAACGTGCGCCAGTTGCGCAACGTGCTGCGCTTTGCGCTCGCGGTCAGCGACAGCGGACGGATCCGGGTGTGTGATCTGCCCGATGAGTTCATGGAGCCGTCACTTGCTCACAGGCCTGCGCCCCAGGCGCCAGCGCCGACTGCGATGTCGTCCATGGCCGGCTCGGGGCCGCGCTGGAGCGAGCGTGAGGGGGAATGGTTGCTCGAAGCGTTGCAGCGCCACAAGTGGTGCGTGACTGCGGCAGCGGCTGAGCTCGGGCTGTGCCGTGCAACGGTTTATCGCCGCATGAAGCGCCACGGCATCGTGCCCCCAAACCAGCTCTGA
- a CDS encoding MFS transporter codes for MILILKSFRSLYFATLLMLLGSGLLSTYLALRVAATADGLWVGALMTANYVGLVLGGKVGHRLIGRVGHIRAYVACAGVVTAAVLGHGLTDWLPAWLTLRMVIGLCMMCQYMVIESWLNEQSHAEQRGQVFSGYMGASYLGLILGQLVLVAHPELGLELLMLVGLCFALCLVPVALTHKLHPAKLHPAPLELRFFFKRVPLSLITILVAGLLIGSFYGLAPLYGTRMGLTTEQVGLFMGSCIFAGLLVQWPLGWLSDRRDRVWLISRCGAVLAVFALPLAVLPEAPIWLLFAAGFAVCMLQFCLYPLAVALANDHVTADLRVSLTAMLLLTFGVGASIGPLLAGVLMRFLGANMLYVFVAVCAAVVAWRVQPKRATHLHQVDDAPLHHIPMPDSTSSSPLAAALDPRVDEQIAQEQMQHAGPEQQTSPPTDEPVERPSGN; via the coding sequence ATGATTCTGATCCTCAAGTCCTTCCGTTCACTTTACTTTGCCACCCTGCTGATGCTGCTGGGCTCGGGCCTGCTCAGCACTTACCTGGCCTTGCGGGTTGCGGCAACGGCGGACGGCCTGTGGGTGGGTGCCTTGATGACGGCGAACTACGTCGGCCTGGTGCTGGGCGGCAAGGTGGGACACCGGCTGATTGGACGCGTCGGCCACATCCGCGCCTATGTGGCGTGCGCCGGCGTGGTGACGGCGGCCGTGCTCGGTCACGGCCTGACCGACTGGCTGCCGGCGTGGCTGACGCTGCGCATGGTGATCGGCCTGTGCATGATGTGCCAGTACATGGTGATCGAGAGCTGGCTCAACGAACAGTCCCATGCCGAGCAGCGCGGCCAGGTGTTTTCCGGATATATGGGCGCCTCCTATCTCGGCCTGATTCTGGGCCAGCTGGTGCTGGTGGCGCACCCCGAGCTCGGCCTGGAGTTGCTGATGCTGGTCGGGCTGTGTTTTGCCCTGTGCCTGGTGCCGGTTGCCCTCACCCACAAGCTGCACCCGGCCAAGCTGCATCCGGCGCCGCTCGAGCTGCGCTTCTTCTTCAAACGCGTTCCGCTGTCGCTGATCACCATTCTGGTCGCCGGGCTGCTGATTGGCTCCTTCTACGGCCTCGCGCCGCTCTACGGCACGCGCATGGGCCTGACGACCGAGCAGGTCGGTCTGTTCATGGGTAGCTGCATTTTTGCCGGCCTGCTCGTGCAATGGCCGCTGGGCTGGCTGTCGGACCGGCGTGATCGCGTATGGCTGATCAGCCGCTGTGGCGCGGTGCTGGCGGTGTTCGCCCTGCCGCTCGCAGTCTTGCCCGAGGCGCCGATATGGCTGCTGTTCGCGGCGGGCTTTGCGGTGTGCATGCTGCAGTTCTGCCTCTACCCGCTTGCGGTTGCGCTCGCCAACGACCACGTGACCGCAGACCTGCGGGTATCGCTCACCGCCATGCTGCTGCTGACTTTCGGTGTCGGCGCCAGTATCGGCCCACTCCTCGCCGGCGTGCTCATGCGCTTTCTCGGCGCCAACATGCTGTATGTCTTTGTCGCCGTCTGCGCGGCCGTGGTGGCATGGCGGGTGCAGCCTAAGCGTGCGACCCACCTGCATCAGGTCGACGACGCGCCGCTGCATCACATCCCGATGCCCGACAGCACCAGCAGCTCGCCGCTGGCCGCAGCCCTCGACCCGCGGGTCGACGAGCAGATTGCGCAAGAGCAGATGCAGCATGCCGGGCCGGAACAGCAGACGTCCCCCCCGACCGACGAACCCGTCGAGCGGCCTTCAGGCAACTGA
- a CDS encoding YjfB family protein gives MDVSSIAAAASANSAAQLQQEVSMSVLKKAMDIQEQSAMQLLEALPPVPAAPAGTAGGVIDTWA, from the coding sequence ATGGATGTCTCATCCATCGCCGCCGCCGCGAGTGCCAACTCCGCGGCCCAGCTGCAGCAGGAAGTGTCGATGTCGGTGCTCAAGAAAGCCATGGACATCCAGGAGCAGAGCGCAATGCAGCTGCTCGAGGCCTTGCCGCCCGTGCCCGCTGCGCCCGCCGGAACCGCGGGTGGCGTGATCGATACCTGGGCATAG
- a CDS encoding VF530 family DNA-binding protein, translating to MADAQPNNPLHGLTLEKILNELLTYYTWAELGQQIDIRCFNHEPSIASSLKFLRRTPWAREQVEALYVYTVRNGIPRH from the coding sequence ATGGCAGACGCACAGCCCAACAATCCCCTCCACGGCCTCACCCTGGAGAAGATCCTCAACGAACTGCTGACCTACTACACGTGGGCGGAGCTCGGGCAGCAGATCGACATCCGCTGCTTCAATCACGAGCCCAGCATTGCCTCCAGTCTCAAGTTTCTGCGGCGCACGCCGTGGGCACGCGAACAGGTCGAGGCGCTGTATGTCTATACGGTGCGCAACGGTATCCCCAGGCACTGA
- a CDS encoding glutaminase: MDFQPVLDDIVSTLKPELGAGKVASYIPALARVSPHQLGIALRTREGAEYCAGDATTLFSIQSVSKVFSLTLAMRNLGEVLWQRMGREPSGNPFNSLVQLEAEHGVPRNPFINAGAIAVADRLVSTCGDGRAEILALLSSLCGEAVAFDEEVAASEAATGFRNIALANFMKGFGNIDNDVAPVLDLYFHQCSVAMNCVQLARAIGYLCNDGAHPLDGSALVSDRQARRINSLMLTCGTYDAAGEFAFRIGLPCKSGVGGGIVAVLPDTLSLCVWSPGLDETGNSLLGMKALEMFVARTGLSVF, from the coding sequence ATGGACTTCCAGCCCGTACTCGACGACATCGTCAGCACGCTCAAACCCGAACTCGGCGCCGGCAAGGTGGCGAGCTACATCCCCGCCCTGGCGCGGGTCTCGCCCCACCAACTGGGCATTGCACTGCGCACCCGCGAGGGCGCGGAGTACTGTGCCGGCGATGCGACGACGCTGTTCTCCATCCAGAGTGTCTCCAAGGTGTTCTCGCTCACTCTCGCCATGCGCAACCTGGGCGAGGTCCTGTGGCAGCGCATGGGGCGCGAGCCTTCGGGCAACCCGTTCAACTCCCTGGTGCAGCTCGAAGCCGAACACGGCGTGCCACGCAACCCCTTCATCAACGCCGGGGCGATTGCGGTGGCCGACCGCCTGGTGAGCACTTGCGGCGATGGGCGGGCCGAGATTCTCGCGCTGCTCTCCAGCCTTTGCGGCGAAGCCGTGGCGTTTGACGAGGAGGTGGCCGCGTCGGAGGCAGCGACGGGGTTTCGCAACATCGCGCTGGCCAACTTCATGAAAGGCTTCGGCAATATCGACAACGATGTTGCGCCGGTGCTCGATCTCTATTTTCACCAGTGCTCGGTGGCAATGAACTGCGTGCAGCTTGCCCGGGCCATCGGCTACCTGTGCAACGATGGCGCGCATCCGCTCGATGGCTCGGCGCTGGTTTCCGATCGCCAGGCACGTCGCATCAACTCGCTGATGCTCACCTGCGGCACGTACGACGCGGCCGGCGAGTTCGCCTTCCGCATCGGCCTGCCGTGCAAGAGCGGGGTGGGCGGCGGCATCGTGGCCGTGCTGCCCGATACGCTCAGCCTGTGCGTGTGGTCGCCGGGACTGGACGAGACCGGCAACTCGCTGCTGGGCATGAAGGCGCTCGAAATGTTCGTCGCGCGCACCGGCCTGTCGGTGTTCTGA
- a CDS encoding DUF1513 domain-containing protein, producing MATDLQRRRLLAALPAGFILAHLPAPARAAFAAEPALLTCWADSPSRPRHFFAGRSTDISHAFELPARGHELAWHPSGDGSAVVAARRPGRFLLRWDVASGRQLAAFDVYDADEDIRLEGHLSFSRDGRLLFATESELINGHGRVGVYDALTLQRLAAWPTGGIGPHALMQLTDGRIAVANGGILTLPETGRLKRNLDRMDPTLALLDPEDGRVLAQYRVPDPWMSVRHIAQAADGRIAVSLQNEAGDAADTIRARPLFALLTDEGLRYGTATPEVLAACGGYAGDIVAIDGPTGPVFAVSCSVAGTLALWEADGSFIGHLPTPGVCALTATRGGLLATGDGGDLWAVAPAEARAQAHWPHAFAFDNHARPG from the coding sequence ATGGCGACTGATCTGCAGCGCCGCCGCCTGCTGGCCGCCCTTCCCGCCGGCTTCATCCTCGCGCATCTGCCCGCGCCTGCCCGGGCCGCGTTTGCCGCCGAACCCGCGCTGCTCACCTGCTGGGCCGACTCGCCCTCACGCCCGCGCCACTTCTTTGCCGGGCGCAGCACCGACATCTCCCACGCATTCGAGCTGCCCGCGCGCGGTCACGAACTGGCCTGGCATCCGTCGGGCGACGGCTCCGCGGTGGTCGCCGCGCGCAGACCGGGCCGCTTTCTGCTGCGCTGGGACGTGGCCAGTGGCCGGCAGCTGGCCGCGTTCGACGTCTATGACGCCGACGAGGACATCCGCCTCGAGGGCCATCTGAGCTTCAGCCGCGACGGACGCCTGCTGTTCGCCACCGAGAGCGAACTCATCAATGGTCACGGCCGCGTGGGCGTGTACGACGCACTCACGCTCCAGCGCCTCGCCGCCTGGCCCACCGGAGGCATTGGCCCGCATGCGCTGATGCAGCTCACCGACGGACGCATTGCGGTCGCCAACGGCGGCATCCTCACCCTGCCCGAGACCGGACGCCTCAAGCGCAACCTGGACAGAATGGACCCGACACTCGCGCTGCTCGACCCCGAAGACGGCCGCGTGCTCGCGCAATACCGCGTGCCGGACCCGTGGATGAGCGTGCGCCACATCGCACAGGCGGCCGATGGCCGCATCGCAGTGTCGCTGCAGAACGAAGCCGGGGATGCGGCAGACACGATCAGGGCGCGGCCACTGTTCGCCCTGCTCACGGACGAGGGCCTGCGCTACGGCACGGCGACGCCCGAGGTGCTCGCAGCCTGTGGCGGCTACGCCGGCGACATTGTCGCGATTGACGGGCCGACGGGCCCCGTATTCGCGGTGAGTTGCAGCGTGGCCGGCACGCTTGCGCTATGGGAGGCGGACGGCAGCTTCATCGGCCATCTGCCCACACCCGGCGTCTGTGCGCTGACCGCCACGCGCGGGGGGCTGCTTGCCACCGGCGACGGCGGCGACCTGTGGGCAGTCGCACCCGCCGAAGCCCGCGCCCAGGCGCACTGGCCACACGCATTCGCCTTCGACAATCACGCGCGTCCGGGCTGA
- a CDS encoding imelysin family protein has translation MMFTRFRTSCFGLPFAGLLFSLALPAHAAAPAPIVMPSQWMSALASQRLAPGYRHFGDKVDALASALAASCEGQPAAAAAARQRWLEAAHDLRELSPLPIGPVLESRLLRRIDFWPTRPAQIESSIAQYAKTPANTARIGLPARGLPALEYLLFDAERPALADDGPACRYAVWLARDTAAGISATVSAWPDWIAGLAEAEPEREARLLADGINILIGSTETLRLKYLEKPLRPHTGPAETDAWRSGSARAGLMAYFSGLRAGLQGDEGMPGLTAMLRGRGLLTLAERLDQRIDAVQTALPPDFAADAARLQTDTLVSELSRLQRLLAEELADAMKVSVGFGENDGD, from the coding sequence ATGATGTTTACCCGGTTTCGTACCAGCTGTTTCGGCCTGCCCTTCGCCGGCCTGCTGTTTTCGCTTGCCCTGCCTGCCCACGCCGCCGCGCCGGCGCCCATCGTGATGCCATCGCAGTGGATGAGCGCCCTGGCCAGCCAGCGCCTTGCGCCAGGCTACCGCCACTTCGGTGACAAGGTGGATGCGCTGGCGAGCGCGCTCGCCGCAAGTTGTGAGGGTCAGCCCGCCGCAGCCGCGGCTGCCCGCCAGCGCTGGCTGGAGGCTGCGCACGACCTGCGCGAACTGAGCCCGCTGCCCATCGGGCCGGTGCTCGAGTCGCGCCTGCTGCGCCGCATCGACTTCTGGCCCACGCGTCCGGCACAGATCGAAAGCTCGATCGCGCAGTATGCAAAGACGCCCGCCAACACCGCGCGCATCGGCCTGCCTGCGCGCGGCCTGCCTGCGCTTGAGTACCTTCTGTTCGACGCCGAACGGCCGGCGCTCGCGGACGACGGTCCCGCCTGCCGCTATGCCGTGTGGCTCGCCCGCGACACCGCTGCGGGCATCTCTGCGACCGTATCGGCCTGGCCGGACTGGATTGCCGGCCTCGCCGAGGCCGAACCCGAACGCGAGGCACGCCTGCTCGCCGACGGCATCAACATCCTGATCGGCAGCACCGAAACCCTGCGCCTCAAGTATCTCGAAAAGCCCCTGCGCCCGCACACCGGCCCGGCGGAAACCGACGCCTGGCGCAGCGGGTCCGCACGTGCCGGCCTGATGGCGTACTTCTCCGGCCTGCGCGCCGGCCTGCAGGGTGACGAGGGCATGCCCGGGCTCACCGCAATGCTGCGCGGACGCGGACTGCTGACCCTGGCGGAGCGCCTCGACCAGCGCATCGACGCGGTGCAGACGGCGCTGCCCCCGGACTTCGCTGCCGACGCTGCACGCCTGCAGACTGACACCCTGGTCAGCGAACTCAGCCGCCTGCAACGCCTGCTGGCCGAGGAGCTTGCCGACGCGATGAAGGTCAGCGTCGGCTTCGGAGAGAACGATGGCGACTGA